A stretch of Pangasianodon hypophthalmus isolate fPanHyp1 chromosome 9, fPanHyp1.pri, whole genome shotgun sequence DNA encodes these proteins:
- the stox2b gene encoding storkhead-box protein 2 isoform X3, translating into MSPISQSQFIPLGDILCLAISAMNSARKTVTQETLIEHLATCFPGVPTPSLEVLRHTLNMLVRERKIYPTPEGYFIVTPQTYFITPSLIHTNSKWYHLDERIPGGMQPCSSPPSGTMTPSASGCVRERSHHKNHADPYSDGYREDMPNTHNSTLQRRSKEHKEPPHPVSPPPQQSSEKNKSALSFAFKAEGSNSRQRDGSSSGGGSEKQSKKFGLKLFRLSFKKDKSKHLATFSAQFPPEEWPLRDEETPSTVPRDVEMEIIRRINPDLTVENLARHTAVMKRLEEEKAQRSKANSSAQQSTRSKRSRSHRKAQQGKSSRSHSKTRASRGDRSEGSNLDISYDRDYRFYSSSLVRSPRETMMSMERNRGKYMVHSNPNIVESHFTTAPEWDVSGELAKRRTEMPFPEPSRAQSHSKVHRSHSHTQERKSRNERSDKAKERSRSMDNSKGPLGGPFLGTVDDYECTPDDRNRYYTDDGTLRASAQKSHYSRAMHSAARLNSDICVPDVGRGAPEDAMHCRTLEKSKSKDCLTAFTDLKACSLKTPVDDYFQHTAANEASYSAPSSLVKSNHDFKDGVWKGIPSELTVPILTSPHPVEYNDDSTMGQNSIALSVSNQLPEPLPNGRLMHQHNPDSGDLDKIAEVYNQETLFKPVDYVESSFSRPGTMRKSPHAKSIEVLENQEHFEDPLPLSVPSSSGQEQASCMETTFDYYNVSDDESEDTSHKNKVDEKVLEGGGTMKWLMEREKERDLQRKFEKNLTFLSPKEGESSNSQKSAHSTRLDSMDSSSVTVDSGFNSPRTRESLASNTSSNVDNNRRQNMALSPRHMGTKRPPPPYHVPAFRPVPEPPAARPEKQASITSV; encoded by the exons ATGTCTCCTATCAGTCAGTCCCAGTTCATCCCGCTGGGGGACATCCTGTGCCTGGCCATCTCGGCCATGAACTCTGCACGCAAGACTGTCACACAGGAAACCCTCATCGAGCATCTCGCTACATGCTTCCCAG GAGTCCCAACTCCAAGCCTTGAGGTCCTGCGGCATACCCTCAACATGCTGGTCCGGGAGCGCAAAATTTATCCAACCCCAGAGGGCTATTTCATTGTTACCCCACAGACATACTTCATCACCCCCTCCCTCATTCACACCAATAGCAAGTGGTATCATCTGGATGAGAGGATACCAGGGGGTATGCAGCCATGCTCCTCCCCTCCCTCTGGCACCATGACGCCCTCTGCCTCAGGCTGTGTCAGGGAACGATCACACCATAAAAACCACGCCGACCCCTACAGCGATGGCTACCGGGAGGATATGCCCAATACGCACAACTCCACACTGCAGAGAAGGTCCAAGGAGCATAAGGAACCCCCACACCCAGTGTCTCCTCCTCCTCAACAGTCCTCAGAAAAGAACAAAAGTGCACTCAGCTTCGCTTTCAAGGCAGAAGGTAGCAACAGCAGGCAGAGGGATGGGAGCAGCAGTGGTGGTGGCAGCGAGAAGCAATCAAAGAAGTTTGGCCTGAAGCTCTTCCGGCTGAGCTTCAAGAAGGACAAGTCGAAGCATCTCGCTACATTCTCTGCACAGTTTCCTCCTGAGGAGTGGCCTCTGAGGGATGAGGAGACACCTAGCACTGTCCCACGAGATGTGGAGATGGAGATCATCCGACGGATCAACCCAGACCTGACCGTTGAGAATCTGGCACGGCATACAGCTGTGATGAAGCGGCTAGAGGAGGAGAAGGCTCAGAGAAGCAAAGCTAACTCGTCAGCTCAACAGAGCACTCGCAGCAAACGCAGCCGTAGTCACCGCAAGGCCCAACAGGGCAAATCCTCACGATCCCACAGCAAAACACGTGCCTCTAGAGGGGACCGGTCCGAAGGCTCCAACCTGGATATATCCTATGACAGGGACTACAGGTTCTACAGCTCCTCTCTGGTGCGTTCTCCAAGAGAGACGATGATGTCCATGGAGAGAAACAGGGGAAAATACATGGTGCATAGTAACCCAAACATTGTGGAGTCACACTTCACTACAGCACCAGAGTGGGATGTGTCAGGAGAGCTAGCcaagagaaggacagagatgCCCTTTCCAGAGCCATCCAGGGCACAGTCACATTCCAAAGTCCATCGCAGCCACAGCCACACCCAGGAAAGGAAATCGCGGAATGAAAGGTCAGATAAGGCTAAAGAGAGGTCACGCTCAATGGACAATTCCAAGGGCCCTCTAGGAGGACCATTCTTAGGCACTGTTGATGACTATGAGTGCACTCCAGATGACCGGAATCGGTATTACACTGATGATGGGACTTTGAGGGCGTCTGCCCAGAAAAGCCACTACTCTCGTGCTATGCACTCTGCTGCTAGGTTGAACTCTGACATTTGTGTGCCTGATGTTGGGAGGGGGGCACCTGAGGATGCCATGCACTGTAGAACGCTGGAGAAGAGTAAAAGCAAAGACTGTTTAACGGCCTTTACTGACCTTAAGGCCTGCTCCCTAAAAACACCTGTAGATGACTATTTCCAGCATACGGCAGCGAATGAGGCATCCTACTCTGCTCCTTCTTCTCTGGTAAAATCCAACCATGATTTTAAAGATGGTGTTTGGAAAGGGATTCCTTCTGAACTTACAGTTCCAATTCTGACCTCACCTCACCCTGTAGAGTATAATGACGATTCCACAATGGGACAGAACAGTATAGCATTATCTGTGTCTAACCAGTTGCCAGAACCTTTGCCCAATGGACGCTTGATGCACCAACACAACCCTGACTCAGGTGACTTGGACAAAATAGCAGAGGTTTACAACCAAGAGACTTTGTTCAAACCTGTGGACTATGTGGAAAGCAGTTTCTCCAGGCCAGGTACGATGCGCAAATCTCCGCACGCAAAGTCCATAGAGGTACTGGAGAACCAGGAACACTTTGAGGATCCTCTTCCATTGTCTGTACCATCATCCTCTGGTCAAGAGCAGGCCTCATGCATGGAAACCACCTTCGACTACTACAATGTATCAGATGATGAATCTGAGGACACCAGCCATAAGAACAAAGTGGATGAGAAAGTTCTGGAAGGTGGTGGGACGATGAAGTGGCTTATGGAGCGGGAGAAGGAGCGAGACCTCCAGCGCAAGTTTGAAAAGAACCTCACCTTTCTCAGTCCCAAAGAGGGTGAGAGCAGCAACAGCCAGAAGTCAGCCCACTCCACACGTCTGGACAGCATGGACTCCAGCAGTGTGACTGTGGACAGTGGATTTAATTCCCCACG CACTCGCGAGAGCCTTGCTTCCAACACGTCAAGCAACGTGGACAATAACCGGCGGCAGAACATGGCTCTGAGTCCCAGGCACATGGGCACCAAGAGACCCCCGCCTCCGTACCATGTACCTGCTTTCCGGCCCGTTCCTGAGCCGCCTGCCGCTCGTCCAGAGAAACAGGCCTCTATTACCAGCGTGTAG
- the stox2b gene encoding storkhead-box protein 2 isoform X2: MKKTRSTTLRRAWPSSDFSDRASERTRSRSEKDYRLYKHYPKPFINHSVSHSPRIYMPTGDVSPISMSPISQSQFIPLGDILCLAISAMNSARKTVTQETLIEHLATCFPGVPTPSLEVLRHTLNMLVRERKIYPTPEGYFIVTPQTYFITPSLIHTNSKWYHLDERIPGGMQPCSSPPSGTMTPSASGCVRERSHHKNHADPYSDGYREDMPNTHNSTLQRRSKEHKEPPHPVSPPPQQSSEKNKSALSFAFKAEGSNSRQRDGSSSGGGSEKQSKKFGLKLFRLSFKKDKSKHLATFSAQFPPEEWPLRDEETPSTVPRDVEMEIIRRINPDLTVENLARHTAVMKRLEEEKAQRSKANSSAQQSTRSKRSRSHRKAQQGKSSRSHSKTRASRGDRSEGSNLDISYDRDYRFYSSSLVRSPRETMMSMERNRGKYMVHSNPNIVESHFTTAPEWDVSGELAKRRTEMPFPEPSRAQSHSKVHRSHSHTQERKSRNERSDKAKERSRSMDNSKGPLGGPFLGTVDDYECTPDDRNRYYTDDGTLRASAQKSHYSRAMHSAARLNSDICVPDVGRGAPEDAMHCRTLEKSKSKDCLTAFTDLKACSLKTPVDDYFQHTAANEASYSAPSSLVKSNHDFKDGVWKGIPSELTVPILTSPHPVEYNDDSTMGQNSIALSVSNQLPEPLPNGRLMHQHNPDSGDLDKIAEVYNQETLFKPVDYVESSFSRPGTMRKSPHAKSIEVLENQEHFEDPLPLSVPSSSGQEQASCMETTFDYYNVSDDESEDTSHKNKVDEKVLEGGGTMKWLMEREKERDLQRKFEKNLTFLSPKEGESSNSQKSAHSTRLDSMDSSSVTVDSGFNSPRTRESLASNTSSNVDNNRRQNMALSPRHMGTKRPPPPYHVPAFRPVPEPPAARPEKQASITSV; encoded by the exons GTGATGTGTCTCCGATCAGCATGTCTCCTATCAGTCAGTCCCAGTTCATCCCGCTGGGGGACATCCTGTGCCTGGCCATCTCGGCCATGAACTCTGCACGCAAGACTGTCACACAGGAAACCCTCATCGAGCATCTCGCTACATGCTTCCCAG GAGTCCCAACTCCAAGCCTTGAGGTCCTGCGGCATACCCTCAACATGCTGGTCCGGGAGCGCAAAATTTATCCAACCCCAGAGGGCTATTTCATTGTTACCCCACAGACATACTTCATCACCCCCTCCCTCATTCACACCAATAGCAAGTGGTATCATCTGGATGAGAGGATACCAGGGGGTATGCAGCCATGCTCCTCCCCTCCCTCTGGCACCATGACGCCCTCTGCCTCAGGCTGTGTCAGGGAACGATCACACCATAAAAACCACGCCGACCCCTACAGCGATGGCTACCGGGAGGATATGCCCAATACGCACAACTCCACACTGCAGAGAAGGTCCAAGGAGCATAAGGAACCCCCACACCCAGTGTCTCCTCCTCCTCAACAGTCCTCAGAAAAGAACAAAAGTGCACTCAGCTTCGCTTTCAAGGCAGAAGGTAGCAACAGCAGGCAGAGGGATGGGAGCAGCAGTGGTGGTGGCAGCGAGAAGCAATCAAAGAAGTTTGGCCTGAAGCTCTTCCGGCTGAGCTTCAAGAAGGACAAGTCGAAGCATCTCGCTACATTCTCTGCACAGTTTCCTCCTGAGGAGTGGCCTCTGAGGGATGAGGAGACACCTAGCACTGTCCCACGAGATGTGGAGATGGAGATCATCCGACGGATCAACCCAGACCTGACCGTTGAGAATCTGGCACGGCATACAGCTGTGATGAAGCGGCTAGAGGAGGAGAAGGCTCAGAGAAGCAAAGCTAACTCGTCAGCTCAACAGAGCACTCGCAGCAAACGCAGCCGTAGTCACCGCAAGGCCCAACAGGGCAAATCCTCACGATCCCACAGCAAAACACGTGCCTCTAGAGGGGACCGGTCCGAAGGCTCCAACCTGGATATATCCTATGACAGGGACTACAGGTTCTACAGCTCCTCTCTGGTGCGTTCTCCAAGAGAGACGATGATGTCCATGGAGAGAAACAGGGGAAAATACATGGTGCATAGTAACCCAAACATTGTGGAGTCACACTTCACTACAGCACCAGAGTGGGATGTGTCAGGAGAGCTAGCcaagagaaggacagagatgCCCTTTCCAGAGCCATCCAGGGCACAGTCACATTCCAAAGTCCATCGCAGCCACAGCCACACCCAGGAAAGGAAATCGCGGAATGAAAGGTCAGATAAGGCTAAAGAGAGGTCACGCTCAATGGACAATTCCAAGGGCCCTCTAGGAGGACCATTCTTAGGCACTGTTGATGACTATGAGTGCACTCCAGATGACCGGAATCGGTATTACACTGATGATGGGACTTTGAGGGCGTCTGCCCAGAAAAGCCACTACTCTCGTGCTATGCACTCTGCTGCTAGGTTGAACTCTGACATTTGTGTGCCTGATGTTGGGAGGGGGGCACCTGAGGATGCCATGCACTGTAGAACGCTGGAGAAGAGTAAAAGCAAAGACTGTTTAACGGCCTTTACTGACCTTAAGGCCTGCTCCCTAAAAACACCTGTAGATGACTATTTCCAGCATACGGCAGCGAATGAGGCATCCTACTCTGCTCCTTCTTCTCTGGTAAAATCCAACCATGATTTTAAAGATGGTGTTTGGAAAGGGATTCCTTCTGAACTTACAGTTCCAATTCTGACCTCACCTCACCCTGTAGAGTATAATGACGATTCCACAATGGGACAGAACAGTATAGCATTATCTGTGTCTAACCAGTTGCCAGAACCTTTGCCCAATGGACGCTTGATGCACCAACACAACCCTGACTCAGGTGACTTGGACAAAATAGCAGAGGTTTACAACCAAGAGACTTTGTTCAAACCTGTGGACTATGTGGAAAGCAGTTTCTCCAGGCCAGGTACGATGCGCAAATCTCCGCACGCAAAGTCCATAGAGGTACTGGAGAACCAGGAACACTTTGAGGATCCTCTTCCATTGTCTGTACCATCATCCTCTGGTCAAGAGCAGGCCTCATGCATGGAAACCACCTTCGACTACTACAATGTATCAGATGATGAATCTGAGGACACCAGCCATAAGAACAAAGTGGATGAGAAAGTTCTGGAAGGTGGTGGGACGATGAAGTGGCTTATGGAGCGGGAGAAGGAGCGAGACCTCCAGCGCAAGTTTGAAAAGAACCTCACCTTTCTCAGTCCCAAAGAGGGTGAGAGCAGCAACAGCCAGAAGTCAGCCCACTCCACACGTCTGGACAGCATGGACTCCAGCAGTGTGACTGTGGACAGTGGATTTAATTCCCCACG CACTCGCGAGAGCCTTGCTTCCAACACGTCAAGCAACGTGGACAATAACCGGCGGCAGAACATGGCTCTGAGTCCCAGGCACATGGGCACCAAGAGACCCCCGCCTCCGTACCATGTACCTGCTTTCCGGCCCGTTCCTGAGCCGCCTGCCGCTCGTCCAGAGAAACAGGCCTCTATTACCAGCGTGTAG